TCCGGTCTTGTAACGAATAGCGACCGTGCAGAAGACTTGAGGTTGATTGACTCTCCGATATAAATAATCTACCAAAGTGATATTAAACGATGCCACTAACGGAATTCGAATTAATCTCACGTTATTTTACACGCCCATCCCGACGGACCGACGTAGTTCGGGGTGTTGGTGATGATTGTGCCATAGTACGAGTACCTGCGGGTATGGAGTTAGCGGTAACCATCGATACTCTTATCAGTGGCGTTCATTTTCCACCGGAAACCGATCCATATGCCATTGGCTGGAAAGTTTTAGCGGTCAGCCTGAGTGACTTGGCGGCGATGGGAGCGGACCCGGCTTGGGCAACCCTCGCGCTAACCTTGCCAGAAGTAAATGAAGACTGGTTACGAGCCTTTAGCCAGGGGCTATTCGATCTTGCCAACCAATACAATCTGACATTGATTGGCGGAGATACCACGCGCGGGCCACTCGCCATTACCCTTCAAGCACATGGATTTGTTCCGTTAGGGCAGGCATTGGAGCGTAGCGGTGCTCAAGCGGAGGATTTGATTTACGTAACTGGCACCCTAGGCGATGCCACGATTGGATTGGAATTATCTCAAGGGCGATGGTCAAATCCCATTATCGCAGCAGATACTGCTTACCTATCGAGTCGTCTCGATTATCCTCAACCCAGGGTGGTAGCGGGTCGCGCCCTGCGCGGTATCGCCAGCGCTGCGATAGATCTTTCCGATGGCTTGGTGGCGGACCTTGGTCATATTCTTTCGGCCAGCGCGGTAGGTGCAGTAGTTTACCTGGAATGTCTGCCTCTTTCTCCAGCTCTAAAAAAATTAACCGTTCCTTGGGAAAAAATAGTGGGTGGTGGAGATGACTATGAATTATGTTTTACTCTCCCACCTGAACGACAGGAAGAATTAGAGCGAATATCAGCCACCGTTGGTTGCAATTTCACCCTCATCGGCACTATTCGTAAATCTCTAGGAATTAGCTGGTTGGATGCCGGGAATCAAGTGGTCAACATCAATACTATTGGCTTTCGTCATTTTTAGCTCGAGTCTGCATTTTTAAAGTCCGTAAGCCATACGCAACAGAGTCATCGGCGAAACCGGCGATTTCTTTTCTTCTGACAAATTTTCAATTTGACGCGCAGCCATTGGGCAATCACTGCTGTACCAGTCCGCAGCCAATTTAATTACACGATTAATGAGTGGCTTGGCAATTTTCAATGAAATCTCATGAAATTCACGTTTAACCGTATAGGTACCATTATGACCCGAGCAACGTTCAATGGCTTCCACCTTGGTGTCTGGGATCAATTCGAGACATTCTCGAGTTTTCAGGCCCAAATTCTGCACCCGAAGATGGCAAGGTACATGGTAAGCTACTCTTCCTAATGATTGCTTAAAATCTGTGTTGAATAAATTATCTTTGTAACGCATCATTAGATATTCAAAGGGATCGAAGAATGCCGCTTGAACTTTAGCCATAATCGGGTCATCAGGAAACATCAACGGTAATTCTTGCTTGAACATCAGCACGCAGGAAGGTATTGGAGCGACAATATCCCAACCATCATCTACTAGGGCAGCAAGACGAGGGACATTATATTCCTTGGCGGTAGCTACTCCGATTAAATCAC
This genomic interval from Gammaproteobacteria bacterium contains the following:
- the thiL gene encoding thiamine monophosphate kinase — translated: MPLTEFELISRYFTRPSRRTDVVRGVGDDCAIVRVPAGMELAVTIDTLISGVHFPPETDPYAIGWKVLAVSLSDLAAMGADPAWATLALTLPEVNEDWLRAFSQGLFDLANQYNLTLIGGDTTRGPLAITLQAHGFVPLGQALERSGAQAEDLIYVTGTLGDATIGLELSQGRWSNPIIAADTAYLSSRLDYPQPRVVAGRALRGIASAAIDLSDGLVADLGHILSASAVGAVVYLECLPLSPALKKLTVPWEKIVGGGDDYELCFTLPPERQEELERISATVGCNFTLIGTIRKSLGISWLDAGNQVVNINTIGFRHF